One part of the Acidobacteriota bacterium genome encodes these proteins:
- a CDS encoding alpha/beta fold hydrolase — protein MTETRSILAAGGTSVTALAYLAGTQALATLVLAHGAGSHQSSDFMVGFASGLAARGLDVVTFNFPFTERGRKLPDPQPVLEECYRAVLADVSGDRRLGRRPLFIGGKSLGGRMATHLAASLAIDAGSASTWPTRLRGLVLLGYPLHPPGRAQQVRVSHLPAITHPMLFVQGAKDAFGTPAELQTFVNVLPAPCEIYAVDQGGHSFDVPKRSGIPQDAVYAAIQDRIVDWIRALVAA, from the coding sequence ATGACCGAGACGCGCAGCATCCTCGCGGCGGGCGGAACCAGCGTGACGGCGCTGGCCTATCTGGCAGGAACCCAGGCACTCGCGACGCTCGTGCTGGCGCATGGTGCGGGAAGCCATCAATCCAGCGATTTCATGGTTGGCTTTGCCAGCGGCCTGGCAGCCCGCGGGCTCGATGTTGTCACGTTCAACTTCCCATTCACTGAGCGAGGCAGGAAGCTGCCGGACCCGCAACCGGTGCTCGAGGAGTGCTACCGGGCCGTGCTCGCGGACGTCTCGGGCGATCGTCGGCTGGGGCGGCGGCCGCTGTTCATCGGCGGCAAGTCGCTCGGCGGGCGGATGGCCACCCACCTGGCGGCCTCGCTGGCCATCGACGCCGGATCGGCGTCGACCTGGCCGACACGGTTGCGCGGACTGGTTCTACTGGGTTACCCGCTGCATCCTCCCGGGCGGGCACAGCAGGTGCGGGTATCGCACCTGCCGGCCATCACGCATCCGATGCTTTTCGTGCAGGGTGCGAAAGACGCGTTCGGCACGCCGGCGGAGCTGCAGACATTCGTAAACGTCCTGCCGGCCCCCTGCGAGATCTACGCAGTCGACCAGGGCGGCCACTCGTTCGACGTTCCGAAGCGGTCGGGCATTCCGCAGGACGCGGTCTACGCCGCAATCCAGGACCGGATCGTCGATTGGATACGGGCCCTCGTCGCGGCGTGA
- a CDS encoding IgA Peptidase M64, with the protein MRRIAVALAACVFITLAPAGRVQSASPFDAWFTVDTMRLDYFHSGGRGTEIVALDRILNDGAWPGNRTRLVDDTNLGNYLFEVIDRDTNQVIYSRGFASIFGEWETTGDAKDSYGTFQESLRFPWPKHPVQVVLKKRDRLNAFHELWSTLVDPDSRLVNRARLAPMGKVVTLWENGPAATKVDLLLLGDGYTEAEMPKFIADARRLAETMFTVEPYKSRRSDFNVRALAVPTTESGIHNPRTGTARRTPLGTSYNIFDSERYALTMDNRAWRDIASAAPYDAVEILINNRYYGGGGIFNDHATVAVDSGSADYIFVHEFGHHFAGLGDEYYTSDVAFETGSAEKIEPWEPNITALHNPAALKWKDLVEAGTPLPTPWEKGAYEKHEIEYQAERRRLRATSAPETEMDTLFLALETWDTKFLSSMKFSGKVGAFEGAAYEPKGLYRPEADCIMFTRDKVGFCRVCRRAISRVIDLLTAP; encoded by the coding sequence ATGCGCCGCATCGCCGTCGCTCTTGCCGCCTGCGTCTTCATCACGCTCGCCCCGGCCGGGCGCGTGCAGTCGGCCTCCCCGTTCGACGCGTGGTTCACGGTCGACACGATGCGCCTGGACTACTTCCACAGCGGCGGGCGCGGCACCGAGATTGTGGCGCTCGACCGCATATTGAATGACGGCGCCTGGCCCGGAAACCGGACGCGGCTCGTCGACGACACCAACCTCGGCAACTACCTCTTCGAGGTCATCGACCGCGACACCAACCAGGTGATCTACTCGCGGGGATTCGCCTCGATCTTCGGCGAGTGGGAAACCACCGGCGATGCCAAAGACAGCTACGGGACGTTTCAGGAATCCCTGCGGTTCCCGTGGCCGAAACACCCAGTGCAGGTCGTGCTGAAGAAGCGGGATCGCCTGAACGCGTTCCACGAGTTGTGGTCGACGCTGGTCGATCCGGACTCGCGACTCGTCAACAGGGCGCGCCTCGCGCCGATGGGCAAGGTCGTGACGTTGTGGGAAAACGGCCCCGCCGCCACGAAAGTTGACCTGCTGCTGCTCGGCGACGGCTACACGGAAGCCGAGATGCCGAAGTTCATTGCCGACGCCCGGCGTCTGGCCGAGACGATGTTCACCGTCGAACCGTACAAGAGCCGTCGCAGCGACTTCAACGTGCGCGCGCTGGCGGTGCCGACGACCGAGAGCGGCATCCATAACCCGCGCACGGGGACGGCGCGGCGCACGCCGCTTGGCACGTCCTACAACATCTTCGACAGCGAACGGTACGCGTTGACCATGGACAACCGGGCGTGGCGCGACATCGCGTCGGCGGCGCCGTACGATGCGGTGGAGATCCTCATCAACAACCGCTACTACGGGGGCGGCGGCATCTTCAACGATCACGCGACGGTGGCGGTCGACTCGGGCTCGGCGGACTACATCTTCGTGCACGAGTTCGGCCACCACTTTGCCGGCCTCGGCGACGAGTACTACACGTCTGACGTGGCATTCGAAACGGGGTCCGCCGAGAAGATCGAGCCGTGGGAACCAAACATCACGGCCCTGCACAATCCCGCCGCGCTGAAGTGGAAGGACCTGGTCGAGGCGGGCACGCCGCTGCCGACGCCATGGGAAAAAGGTGCCTACGAGAAGCACGAGATCGAGTACCAGGCCGAGCGGCGCCGGCTGCGCGCGACGAGTGCGCCAGAGACCGAGATGGACACGCTCTTTCTCGCGCTGGAAACGTGGGACACGAAGTTCCTGTCGTCGATGAAGTTCTCGGGCAAGGTCGGGGCGTTCGAAGGCGCCGCCTACGAGCCGAAGGGCCTGTACCGGCCCGAGGCGGACTGCATCATGTTCACGCGGGACAAGGTCGGATTCTGCCGCGTGTGCCGGCGGGCCATCAGCCGCGTCATCGATCTGCTTACGGCGCCGTAG
- a CDS encoding xanthine dehydrogenase family protein subunit M, with amino-acid sequence MLRSFAYVRATSLSDAFKQLDGPAARVHAGGTDLLGCLRDNVMTAQKVVSIGAIADLRGIGPAADGGLRIGALTTIAELAAHPVIKQKYAALARAASVVASPQLRNQGTLGGNLCQRPRCWYFRGDYHCTRKGGDTCYAIGGENQYHAIFGGGACWMVHPSDTAPALIALDARVRIAGAKGSRVVALEKFYVLPDDNVQKETVLEPGEIVAEVLLPPVDPAMMSSYRKVRARGSWDFAMAGFALAISIKAGKVDRVRAVLSGVAPTPWRSPNIEQALLQKNLDQATIAKAGAAAIVGAKPLEHNSYKLQMVRGVVEEVLGAVAGSQPSATRRD; translated from the coding sequence ATGCTCCGGTCCTTTGCCTACGTTCGGGCCACGTCGCTCTCCGACGCGTTCAAGCAGCTCGACGGCCCTGCCGCTCGAGTCCATGCCGGAGGCACCGACCTGCTGGGATGCCTGCGCGACAACGTGATGACCGCACAGAAGGTCGTGAGCATCGGCGCCATCGCCGATCTTCGCGGCATTGGCCCTGCGGCTGATGGCGGTTTGAGGATCGGCGCGCTGACGACGATCGCCGAACTGGCGGCGCATCCCGTCATCAAGCAGAAGTACGCCGCACTGGCTCGGGCGGCATCCGTCGTCGCGAGTCCTCAACTGCGGAACCAGGGCACGCTCGGCGGAAATCTCTGCCAGCGGCCGCGCTGCTGGTATTTCCGCGGCGATTACCATTGCACGCGGAAAGGTGGAGACACCTGCTACGCGATCGGCGGCGAGAACCAGTACCACGCCATCTTTGGTGGCGGTGCGTGCTGGATGGTCCATCCGTCCGACACGGCGCCGGCGCTCATCGCGCTGGATGCCAGGGTCCGCATCGCCGGGGCAAAGGGCTCGCGTGTCGTCGCGCTGGAGAAGTTCTACGTCCTGCCCGACGACAACGTGCAGAAGGAAACCGTGCTCGAGCCGGGCGAGATCGTGGCCGAGGTGCTGCTCCCACCCGTTGATCCGGCGATGATGAGTTCGTACCGAAAGGTGCGGGCCCGCGGGTCGTGGGATTTCGCGATGGCGGGATTCGCGCTTGCCATCTCGATCAAGGCCGGCAAAGTCGATCGCGTGCGCGCCGTGCTGTCGGGCGTGGCCCCTACGCCATGGCGATCGCCGAACATCGAACAGGCGCTGCTGCAGAAGAATCTGGATCAGGCGACGATCGCCAAGGCGGGCGCCGCCGCCATCGTCGGCGCCAAACCGCTGGAGCATAACTCGTACAAACTCCAGATGGTGCGGGGCGTCGTGGAGGAGGTGTTGGGGGCGGTCGCCGGGAGCCAGCCGTCGGCGACACGTCGGGATTAG
- a CDS encoding (2Fe-2S)-binding protein, whose amino-acid sequence MNHDEKDKEASPTTGVSRRGFIASVGTGAIGAAAAVTIASAAPAEPPPITEIPAGEVSTIALTVNGRRHKMLVEPRWSLLFVLRDQLGLTGTKVGCERGECGACTVLIDGKARYACMTLAVEADGHDITTIEGVMKGEELGTTQQAFADEDAFQCGYCTPGQVMAAEGLLRVNPSPTIDDIRQGMAGNICRCGAYAHIFKAVAKAADLKQQGR is encoded by the coding sequence ATGAATCACGACGAGAAGGACAAGGAGGCGTCGCCGACAACCGGCGTCAGCCGTCGCGGCTTCATCGCGTCGGTGGGAACCGGTGCTATCGGTGCCGCCGCCGCCGTCACGATCGCCTCGGCTGCGCCGGCCGAGCCGCCCCCGATAACCGAGATCCCCGCTGGTGAGGTCAGCACGATCGCCCTCACCGTCAACGGTCGCCGCCACAAGATGCTGGTCGAGCCGCGATGGTCGCTGCTGTTCGTGCTGCGCGACCAACTCGGCCTCACTGGCACAAAGGTGGGCTGCGAGCGCGGCGAATGCGGCGCGTGCACGGTGCTGATCGACGGCAAGGCCCGGTACGCCTGCATGACGCTCGCCGTTGAAGCCGACGGGCACGACATCACGACGATTGAAGGCGTGATGAAGGGCGAGGAACTGGGCACGACGCAACAGGCGTTTGCCGACGAAGACGCGTTCCAGTGCGGGTATTGCACGCCGGGCCAGGTGATGGCCGCCGAGGGCCTCCTGCGCGTCAACCCGTCACCCACGATCGACGACATCCGCCAGGGGATGGCCGGCAACATCTGCCGCTGTGGCGCGTACGCGCATATCTTCAAGGCGGTCGCGAAGGCGGCCGACCTGAAACAGCAGGGGAGGTGA
- a CDS encoding aminopeptidase — protein MIISSALHSAALIAVRDCMGVRSGERVLVVTDAPLRTIGYAMFEAARELTSEVLLIEMTPRQSNGAEPPAEVAALMTQVDVVLCPTSKSLTHTDSRRAASAKGVRVATLPGVTEEVMVRCMNADYKEIAARTIRICDLMRQTKVVRVTAPAGTDVTLPIEGREAHASSGLFREKGLWGNLPTGEAYLAPVEGLSRGIVVVDGSMASVGMVDEPIRITVKDGFATDITGGASARRLVELLEPHGKDARTVAEFGVGTNDRAILTGVILEDEKVMGTIHIAFGDNKSMGGSVRVASHLDGLIKQPTVWFDDHKVMEGGRLLV, from the coding sequence ATGATCATCTCGTCCGCGCTTCATTCCGCTGCCCTCATCGCCGTCCGTGACTGCATGGGCGTTCGCTCAGGCGAGCGCGTCCTGGTCGTCACCGACGCCCCGCTCAGGACTATTGGCTACGCCATGTTCGAGGCTGCCCGGGAGCTCACCAGCGAGGTGCTCCTCATCGAGATGACGCCGCGCCAGAGCAACGGCGCCGAACCGCCCGCGGAAGTGGCGGCCCTGATGACGCAGGTGGACGTCGTGCTCTGTCCGACCTCCAAGTCGCTGACGCACACCGATTCGCGCCGCGCCGCCAGCGCAAAGGGTGTGCGCGTCGCGACACTCCCGGGCGTCACCGAAGAGGTGATGGTCCGCTGCATGAACGCGGACTACAAGGAGATTGCCGCCCGCACGATTCGCATCTGCGATCTGATGCGCCAGACAAAGGTCGTCCGCGTGACCGCGCCGGCCGGAACCGACGTGACGCTGCCGATCGAGGGCCGTGAGGCCCACGCCAGCTCGGGCCTGTTCCGCGAGAAGGGCCTCTGGGGGAACCTGCCGACCGGCGAGGCCTACCTTGCGCCCGTCGAAGGCCTCTCACGCGGCATCGTCGTGGTGGACGGGTCGATGGCGAGCGTCGGCATGGTTGACGAGCCCATCCGCATCACGGTGAAGGATGGATTCGCCACCGACATCACCGGAGGCGCCTCGGCGCGGCGGCTGGTCGAGTTGCTCGAGCCGCACGGAAAGGATGCCCGCACAGTGGCCGAATTCGGCGTCGGCACAAACGACCGCGCGATCCTCACGGGCGTGATTCTCGAAGACGAGAAGGTGATGGGCACGATCCACATCGCCTTTGGCGACAACAAATCGATGGGGGGGAGCGTCCGCGTCGCGAGCCACCTCGATGGATTGATCAAGCAGCCGACCGTCTGGTTCGACGATCACAAGGTGATGGAGGGGGGACGGCTGTTGGTGTGA
- a CDS encoding DUF421 domain-containing protein, which produces MDTNIWNDIVVPGIPIVDKILRPIIVYLFLIVGLRLAGKRELAQLNPFDLVVLLTISNTVQNAIIGADNSVVGGLIGASTLLVVNYLVVRWTFRHPRLERLVEGTPTALIQDGVVDTQAMERELITVDELTSAAHKQGYLSLEDVDRGVLEPGGSVTFSPRTATTRVRRHDELLAKLDTLHRLVEDLRREIAARPATAP; this is translated from the coding sequence ATGGACACCAATATTTGGAACGACATCGTTGTCCCGGGCATTCCCATTGTCGACAAGATTCTGCGCCCGATCATCGTGTACCTGTTTCTCATCGTCGGGCTTCGGCTGGCGGGCAAGCGCGAGCTGGCGCAACTGAATCCGTTCGACCTGGTCGTGCTCCTGACCATCTCGAACACCGTCCAGAACGCCATCATCGGCGCCGACAACAGCGTGGTCGGCGGCCTGATCGGCGCGTCGACGCTGCTGGTGGTGAACTATCTGGTCGTCCGGTGGACGTTCCGTCATCCGCGACTTGAGCGCCTGGTCGAAGGCACTCCGACTGCGCTCATCCAGGATGGGGTGGTGGACACGCAGGCGATGGAACGGGAACTCATCACGGTGGATGAACTCACGTCCGCCGCCCACAAGCAGGGCTACCTGTCGCTCGAAGACGTGGATCGGGGCGTGCTTGAGCCCGGCGGGTCGGTCACCTTCTCGCCCCGGACAGCCACGACGCGGGTTCGCCGTCACGATGAACTCCTGGCCAAGCTCGATACACTGCACCGCCTCGTCGAAGACCTGCGCCGCGAGATCGCGGCGAGGCCCGCTACGGCGCCGTAA
- a CDS encoding xanthine dehydrogenase family protein molybdopterin-binding subunit — MKLDDTYYWDGPLPETQAPASPPEPWGETKVVGKPIVRIDAFDRVSGKAVFPSDVVLPDMLHAAILSCPHAHAMVKTVDTSDAEKMPGVQSILKDGVAGTNIPWFSGGGGFASRLFDSHARYQGDEIAAVAADTIYQAWDAIRAIKVDYDVLKHVTSVEDALKPDAPAVREGGNKPQAPAAYQRGDVAAAFKTADVVVEYSFSTPYELHNPMELHGCVAKWDGHHLTIWESTQGVYAVQATMARALGLPLANVRAIGHYMGGGFGGKLDAGKYSVMAALLARKTRRPVRLFVTREQECQSMGNRPGNTITLKVGAKKDGTLVAFQSSVVGSGGAYSGSGTGGVDFVIRELYKCSNVRCENQSVYTNAGPQRAFRGPGHPQGAWALEIAIDALAAKLGMDPLELRRKNFTSFSQSRDGNPPYTSNGLVRCYDEGARAFGWTEARARVPQTGHIKRGVGVAAGMWQGGNGGPPSTAIVKLFSDGSANLNLGASDNGCGTKTWGAQILAEELGVPVDRISIEHADTGTTQFATPSGGSKTVPTESPAIRAAALDVKQQLLAMAADHLKLPASDLELRGGEVVSKSDSSKKAALGQIPAFRSRSLLVGVGYRGPNPPGKAINPFAVQFAEVEVNTKTGEIKVLRFLAAHDSGRVMNLKTFQNQVFGGVTMGIGFALTEDRVMDHKQLGRMLSANLHDYKLPTALDAPADKTIVVVDPHDTECNSTGAKGVGEPATIPTAAAVANAVFHATGLRLTEAPMNPSRVLQALAALKPASKGQKGGE; from the coding sequence ATGAAGCTCGATGACACCTACTACTGGGACGGGCCGCTCCCCGAAACGCAGGCACCCGCGTCGCCCCCGGAGCCCTGGGGCGAGACCAAGGTTGTCGGCAAGCCGATCGTCCGGATTGACGCGTTCGACCGCGTGAGCGGCAAGGCCGTCTTTCCGTCGGACGTCGTGCTCCCGGACATGCTGCACGCCGCGATCCTGTCGTGTCCGCACGCCCACGCGATGGTCAAGACCGTCGACACGAGCGACGCCGAGAAGATGCCGGGCGTCCAGAGCATCCTCAAGGATGGGGTGGCGGGAACCAACATCCCGTGGTTCAGCGGCGGCGGAGGGTTCGCGAGCCGGTTGTTCGATTCGCATGCCCGATACCAGGGCGACGAGATCGCCGCCGTCGCCGCCGACACGATCTACCAGGCATGGGACGCGATTCGCGCCATCAAGGTCGACTACGACGTACTCAAGCATGTGACCAGCGTCGAGGACGCGCTGAAGCCGGATGCACCGGCGGTTCGCGAAGGCGGCAACAAACCCCAGGCTCCCGCGGCGTACCAGCGGGGCGACGTGGCGGCTGCCTTCAAGACGGCCGACGTAGTGGTCGAGTACTCGTTCAGCACCCCGTATGAACTGCACAACCCGATGGAGCTGCACGGCTGCGTGGCGAAGTGGGATGGGCACCACCTCACGATTTGGGAATCGACGCAAGGGGTCTACGCGGTCCAGGCCACGATGGCGCGAGCGCTGGGTCTGCCGTTGGCCAATGTGCGGGCGATCGGCCACTACATGGGCGGCGGATTTGGCGGCAAGCTCGACGCGGGCAAGTACAGCGTGATGGCGGCACTGCTCGCCCGGAAGACCCGGCGGCCGGTCCGGCTCTTCGTCACGCGGGAGCAGGAATGCCAGTCGATGGGTAACAGACCCGGCAACACCATCACGCTCAAGGTGGGCGCGAAGAAGGACGGCACTCTCGTCGCCTTCCAGTCGTCGGTTGTCGGATCGGGCGGGGCGTATTCGGGCAGCGGCACGGGCGGCGTCGACTTCGTCATCCGTGAACTCTACAAGTGCTCGAATGTCCGCTGCGAGAACCAGAGCGTCTACACGAATGCCGGGCCGCAGCGGGCGTTTCGCGGGCCGGGGCATCCGCAGGGGGCGTGGGCGTTGGAGATTGCCATCGATGCGCTCGCCGCGAAGCTCGGGATGGATCCGCTGGAGCTGCGCCGGAAGAACTTCACGTCCTTCAGCCAGTCGCGCGATGGGAATCCGCCGTACACCTCCAACGGCCTGGTGCGCTGCTACGACGAAGGCGCCAGGGCGTTCGGGTGGACGGAGGCGCGGGCGCGCGTGCCACAGACCGGCCACATCAAGCGCGGCGTCGGCGTGGCAGCCGGCATGTGGCAGGGCGGGAATGGCGGGCCGCCGTCGACGGCGATCGTCAAGCTCTTCTCCGATGGCAGCGCCAATCTGAACCTGGGTGCGAGCGACAATGGGTGCGGCACCAAGACATGGGGTGCCCAGATCCTGGCCGAAGAACTGGGCGTGCCCGTCGATCGCATCTCGATCGAGCATGCCGACACGGGCACCACGCAGTTCGCGACGCCGAGCGGCGGCAGCAAGACCGTGCCCACCGAGTCGCCGGCCATCCGCGCCGCGGCGCTCGATGTGAAGCAGCAGTTGCTGGCGATGGCGGCCGATCATCTCAAACTGCCCGCATCGGATCTCGAATTGCGAGGCGGTGAAGTCGTGTCGAAGAGTGATTCGTCGAAGAAGGCCGCCCTCGGTCAGATTCCGGCGTTCAGAAGCCGATCGCTGCTGGTGGGCGTCGGCTATCGGGGACCCAATCCCCCCGGCAAGGCGATCAATCCCTTCGCGGTCCAGTTTGCCGAGGTCGAGGTCAACACCAAGACGGGCGAGATCAAGGTCCTGCGTTTCCTGGCGGCTCACGACAGCGGCCGCGTCATGAACCTGAAGACGTTCCAGAACCAGGTGTTCGGGGGCGTGACGATGGGGATTGGATTCGCGCTCACTGAAGACCGGGTGATGGATCACAAGCAACTTGGCCGGATGCTGTCGGCCAACCTGCACGATTACAAGTTGCCGACAGCGCTCGATGCGCCGGCCGATAAGACCATCGTCGTCGTCGATCCGCACGACACCGAGTGCAATTCGACGGGAGCGAAGGGCGTCGGCGAGCCTGCCACGATTCCAACGGCGGCCGCGGTGGCCAATGCCGTGTTTCACGCGACAGGCCTTCGGCTGACCGAGGCACCGATGAATCCGTCGCGCGTGCTTCAGGCGCTCGCGGCTCTGAAACCGGCCTCAAAGGGCCAGAAGGGAGGAGAGTGA
- a CDS encoding rhomboid family intramembrane serine protease — protein sequence MLGRKTSGSVVCTSCGNLVGVSDAVCYNCGRRNPGLWGYAPLLRRLGNDLGFVPLVIWGSSGLYVAMLLMSGPNIRMGGLFSFLSPSSTALFLFGESGGLPVFGAGRWWTVLSAGWLHAGLLHILFNMLWVRQLGPACAEMYGAGRMVIIYTIAGAVGFAASSCAWVVLGGIPILGGAGFTVGASAPIFGLLGALMYYGRRSGSSLIHGEALRYALMLGVFGFIMPGIDNWAHAGGFAGGYLMGKILDPLKPERLDHMLIAVGCVLATLAAIIASILHGLPPFGGG from the coding sequence ATGCTCGGACGAAAGACCAGCGGCTCGGTCGTGTGTACATCGTGCGGCAACCTGGTGGGCGTCAGCGACGCGGTTTGCTACAACTGCGGACGCCGGAACCCCGGATTGTGGGGCTACGCGCCGCTACTGAGGCGGCTGGGCAACGATCTCGGATTCGTGCCGCTCGTCATCTGGGGATCGAGCGGCCTCTACGTCGCGATGCTGCTCATGTCGGGGCCGAACATCCGGATGGGCGGGCTGTTCTCGTTCCTCTCGCCGAGTTCCACGGCGCTCTTCCTGTTCGGGGAGAGTGGCGGCCTTCCGGTGTTCGGAGCGGGACGCTGGTGGACCGTGCTCAGCGCCGGGTGGCTCCACGCCGGCCTCCTCCACATCCTGTTCAACATGCTATGGGTGAGGCAGCTCGGACCCGCGTGCGCCGAGATGTACGGCGCGGGCCGCATGGTAATCATCTACACGATCGCAGGCGCTGTTGGTTTTGCCGCGAGTTCCTGCGCGTGGGTCGTGCTCGGAGGCATCCCGATCCTGGGCGGCGCGGGATTTACCGTCGGAGCCTCAGCACCCATCTTTGGCCTGCTCGGTGCGCTCATGTACTACGGCCGCCGATCGGGCAGCAGCCTGATCCACGGCGAGGCGCTGCGGTACGCGTTGATGCTCGGGGTGTTTGGATTCATCATGCCCGGCATCGACAACTGGGCGCATGCCGGCGGGTTTGCCGGCGGCTACCTGATGGGGAAGATCCTCGACCCTCTCAAGCCGGAGCGTCTCGACCACATGCTCATCGCCGTCGGCTGTGTCCTGGCCACCCTCGCGGCGATCATCGCCTCGATCCTGCACGGGCTGCCGCCCTTCGGGGGAGGGTAG
- a CDS encoding aminoacyl-histidine dipeptidase produces the protein MSNAIDGLKPAGLWKWFAELAKIPRCSTDEAAAAAFVFNTAKKLGLDCQQDSVGNVVVRKSASAGRAGVPMICLQGHLDMVGEKRPDKVHDFAKDPITLVRKGNTMMADGTTLGADNGVAVATNLAIMEDKTLVHGPLEFLFTIDEEMGLNGANNLQPGFLKSKTLMNLDSEEEGAVYVGCSGGKDSAGTWTLETDAAPAGSVALEVKIGGLRGGHSGLEIDKGRGNALKILNRVVMRLGAVGGRLARIDGGNKRNAIPRDAVALLFVPKARLADANAIVAELNATCRAELATVEPGLEITAAVIKARGKVFKKSLQKKLTQVIAGLPHGVIKMSADIPGLVETSTNVAVITTGKKTVTLATSQRSSVASEIVEIADSVRAVFEMGGATVSGSDGYPGWKPNLDSAILKTAIATYKQLSGKEPAVKAIHAGLECGIIGEKYPGMDMVSFGPTLEGVHSPDEKIYIDTVEKYWNFLLAILGNVK, from the coding sequence ATGTCTAATGCTATCGATGGACTGAAACCGGCCGGCCTCTGGAAGTGGTTTGCTGAACTCGCGAAGATCCCCCGTTGTTCCACAGATGAAGCGGCGGCGGCGGCATTTGTGTTCAATACGGCCAAGAAGCTCGGGCTCGACTGTCAGCAGGACAGCGTCGGCAACGTCGTCGTCCGCAAGTCGGCATCGGCAGGACGGGCTGGCGTGCCGATGATCTGCCTGCAGGGCCATCTCGACATGGTGGGCGAGAAGCGGCCCGACAAGGTCCACGACTTCGCGAAGGATCCCATCACGCTCGTGCGCAAGGGCAACACGATGATGGCCGATGGCACCACGCTCGGCGCAGACAACGGGGTCGCCGTCGCCACGAACCTGGCGATCATGGAAGACAAGACGCTGGTGCACGGCCCGCTCGAGTTCCTCTTCACGATCGATGAGGAAATGGGCCTCAATGGCGCGAACAACCTCCAGCCCGGATTCCTGAAGAGCAAGACGCTGATGAACCTCGACTCCGAAGAGGAGGGGGCGGTCTACGTCGGGTGCTCGGGCGGCAAGGATTCCGCCGGCACATGGACGCTCGAGACCGACGCGGCGCCGGCCGGGTCGGTGGCGCTCGAAGTGAAGATCGGCGGTCTGCGCGGAGGCCACTCCGGCCTCGAGATCGACAAGGGCCGCGGCAATGCGCTCAAGATCCTGAACCGGGTCGTCATGAGGCTCGGTGCGGTCGGCGGCCGCCTGGCGCGCATCGACGGCGGTAACAAGCGCAATGCGATTCCGCGTGATGCGGTCGCGCTGCTGTTCGTGCCGAAAGCCAGGCTTGCCGACGCCAACGCCATCGTCGCGGAGTTGAACGCGACGTGCCGCGCCGAACTGGCGACGGTTGAGCCGGGTCTCGAGATCACGGCCGCCGTGATCAAGGCCCGCGGCAAGGTGTTCAAGAAGAGTCTCCAGAAGAAGCTGACGCAGGTCATCGCGGGCCTGCCGCACGGCGTGATCAAGATGAGCGCCGATATCCCCGGGCTGGTGGAGACCTCGACCAACGTCGCCGTCATCACGACCGGCAAGAAGACTGTCACGCTGGCGACCAGCCAGCGCAGCTCCGTGGCATCGGAGATTGTCGAGATCGCCGACAGCGTCCGGGCGGTCTTCGAAATGGGAGGCGCGACGGTCTCAGGGTCGGACGGTTATCCGGGCTGGAAGCCGAATCTGGACTCGGCCATCCTCAAGACCGCCATCGCCACCTACAAGCAGCTCTCCGGCAAGGAGCCGGCCGTCAAGGCCATCCACGCCGGGCTCGAGTGCGGCATCATCGGCGAGAAGTACCCGGGTATGGACATGGTGTCGTTCGGGCCGACGCTCGAAGGCGTGCACTCGCCCGACGAGAAGATCTACATCGATACGGTGGAGAAGTACTGGAACTTCCTGCTGGCGATTCTGGGGAACGTGAAGTAG